From the genome of Nocardia sp. NBC_01503, one region includes:
- a CDS encoding substrate-binding domain-containing protein, producing MLALIGIAVPVAAFIWEFVLVGRKRLGYRVQMDTPVTGEIESVFPGVLPQLRPDGTGTPPDLQDLSVVLMRIENNGATDIDNGDYAVPDAEPVGVHIHFPNRRVIGMAVTELSDDTLGDSLRPGTGIGTREDAAHRVGIIDLPKVPLNRGDHYKILAILQRSSGSGEYPPPTVRAKLKGGRVAETRSNSGRSPRLLALIGFLVAVVAIQYVVGTGTDDAPVNADCTTGKLTLVGSSAFEPAIRDAAAAYQRLCAGADFGFEFDGSERGLSRVDDEGKDNPALLAINDGPKGVGYPNLQPRTLALSLFTVIVNPGVGVRDLSVRQIRDIYAGRVDNWQLVGGPNLPVRVIHRALGSGSRETFRARVLGDEQPPAPPATSCRTILATNPPGASFCEVPVTKDMLKAVAEVPGAIGYAENTDAAKASDVQAVTIGGHSATREQVLTHTYPLWNVEYAYSNGELPADSLAAAFLRYLTDLQGKDVLRSYGNTPCTELANPTSCQPTS from the coding sequence GTGCTGGCGCTGATCGGTATCGCGGTACCGGTTGCGGCCTTCATCTGGGAATTCGTGCTGGTGGGGCGCAAACGCCTCGGCTATCGGGTGCAGATGGATACGCCGGTCACCGGTGAGATCGAATCCGTATTCCCGGGTGTGCTACCGCAATTGCGCCCCGACGGGACCGGCACACCACCGGATCTGCAAGACCTGTCCGTGGTGTTGATGCGTATCGAGAACAATGGCGCGACCGATATCGACAATGGCGACTACGCGGTGCCCGATGCGGAACCGGTCGGCGTGCACATCCACTTCCCGAATCGGCGCGTAATCGGTATGGCGGTCACCGAACTCAGCGATGACACCCTCGGCGACAGTCTGCGCCCGGGAACGGGAATCGGCACGCGCGAGGACGCCGCGCACCGGGTGGGCATCATCGACCTGCCCAAGGTGCCGTTGAATCGCGGTGACCACTACAAGATCCTGGCGATTCTGCAGCGCAGCAGTGGCTCGGGCGAGTATCCCCCGCCGACCGTGCGCGCCAAACTCAAGGGTGGCCGGGTCGCCGAAACCCGAAGCAACTCCGGACGTTCGCCTCGACTGCTGGCGCTGATCGGCTTCCTGGTGGCGGTGGTCGCCATCCAGTACGTGGTCGGTACGGGCACCGATGACGCCCCGGTCAACGCCGACTGCACTACCGGCAAACTCACCCTGGTGGGCTCTTCGGCATTCGAACCGGCCATCCGTGACGCCGCCGCCGCGTACCAGCGGCTCTGTGCCGGAGCGGATTTCGGCTTCGAGTTCGACGGAAGTGAGCGGGGCCTGAGCCGGGTTGACGACGAGGGTAAGGACAACCCGGCACTGCTGGCGATCAACGACGGCCCCAAGGGCGTCGGCTATCCGAATCTGCAACCGCGCACGCTGGCGTTGTCGCTGTTCACCGTGATCGTCAATCCCGGTGTGGGGGTGCGCGATCTGAGTGTGCGGCAGATCCGCGATATCTATGCGGGCCGGGTGGACAACTGGCAGCTGGTCGGCGGCCCGAACCTGCCTGTGCGCGTGATACATCGGGCGCTGGGCTCGGGCAGCCGGGAAACCTTCCGCGCCCGGGTACTGGGTGACGAGCAGCCCCCTGCGCCGCCCGCCACCAGCTGTCGCACCATCCTCGCCACCAATCCGCCGGGCGCGTCCTTCTGCGAGGTCCCGGTCACCAAGGACATGCTCAAGGCCGTGGCGGAGGTTCCCGGTGCCATCGGCTACGCCGAGAACACCGATGCCGCAAAGGCTTCCGATGTGCAGGCGGTGACCATCGGCGGCCACTCCGCCACCCGCGAACAGGTGCTCACGCACACCTATCCGCTCTGGAATGTCGAGTACGCCTACAGCAACGGCGAACTTCCCGCCGATTCCCTCGCGGCGGCCTTCCTGCGGTACCTCACCGACCTCCAGGGCAAGGACGTATTGCGCTCGTACGGCAATACCCCGTGCACCGAACTGGCGAACCCGACCAGCTGCCAGCCCACGTCCTGA